A single region of the Brachypodium distachyon strain Bd21 chromosome 3, Brachypodium_distachyon_v3.0, whole genome shotgun sequence genome encodes:
- the LOC100829015 gene encoding CBS domain-containing protein CBSX1, chloroplastic, whose translation MDARLLHLSFDCPAVAGGRPSRLPAGPRMAPAAPRALPRTSSVRASAGAAATAARGHLPHHGSVAGETSRTYTVGDFMTKREELHVVKPTTSVDEALERLVEHRITGFPVIDDDWNLVGVVSDYDLLALDSISGNGMAEGDIFPEVDSTWKTFREIQKLLSKTNGQVISDVMTSSPLVVRETTNLEDAARLLLVTKYRRLPVVDSSGKLVGIITRGNVVRAALEFKKKVEGSL comes from the exons ATGGACGCCAGGCTGCTGCACCTGTCCTTCGACTGCccggccgtcgccggcggccggccgtcCCGTCTACCTGCGGGGCCACGGATGGCTCCCGCTGCACCCCGCGCGCTTCCCCGGACCTCATCCGTCCGCGCGTCCGCCGGGGCCGCAGCCACCGCCGCTCGAGGCCATCTGCCGCACCACGGCTCCGTGGCTGGG GAAACCAGTCGAACTTACACTGTTGGTGATTTTATGACTAAACGGGAAGAACTTCACGTTGTGAAACCAACCACTTCAGTTGATGAAG CCCTTGAGAGGCTGGTGGAGCATAGGATAACTGGTTTTCCTGTTATCGACGATGACTGGAATTTG GTTGGTGTTGTCTCAGATTATGATCTGTTAGCACTGGACTCAATATCAG GAAATGGAATGGCTGAAGGAGACATATTTCCTGAGGTGGACAGCACTTGGAAG ACATTTCGTGAGATACAGAAGCTCCTGAGCAAAACCAATGGGCAAGTAATTAGTGATGTTATGACTTCTTCACCTCTCGTGGTGCGTGAAACTACTAACCTTGAAGATGCTGCAAG GTTACTCCTTGTAACTAAATACCGCAGGCTGCCTGTAGTCGACAGCTCAGGCAAACTG GTTGGGATCATTACAAGAGGGAACGTCGTCAGAGCTGCCCTTGAATTTAAGAAAAAGGTTGAAGGGAGCCTTTGA
- the LOC100828410 gene encoding exocyst complex component SEC8: MSRGRRGLFDGLPIPADKSYLKEGLSRIDEGWAAARFDSLPHVVHILTSKDREGEIQFLKEQSELIEDVVDEVVHAYHHGFNKAIQNYSQILRLFSESAESITGLKGEMAEAKKLLGRKNKHLGQLWYRSLTLRHVISLLDQVEDVAKVPARIENLMAEKQLYAAVQLHVQSMLILEREGLQAVGALQDVRSDLTKLRGALFYKILEELHCHLYNNGEYSLVTLNMVDSEEVPTSSATGRLGNSMQPLSRRTRSIKGENHFGGPAIADGIPKSNSVDGGSSFDGPDDDSSLDGRGQKNSKSVSREIPIFLSFATPDEFLESMIKADAPLNVKYLRTLVQCLSMLRKIAAAGAVICQRVRPTIHDVITSKIKAYAGEASKSNIDKVVNRTTSDVSNSHGPVARYQPKQKTKNTASVMATQLVASPISPAMAPTGDAQRAASQLLGSIFECLVDILENHITVGELLEQKSSNEVDNLSTPHISNGDVSWNPDSEFSQATGGFSVAFSLSVVQSECQQLLCEILRATPEAATADAAVQTARLANKDPAKEKRDGSEGLSFAFRVTDAAMSAQNEGQGWRRNSTVPQEGYGTASVIPDQGIFLAASVYRPVFEFMNKIGLMLPQKYSQLGNEGLLTFVNNFLKEHFLPAIFVDYRKCVQQAISSPAAFRPRVNATSVYSSLVDNGRPVLQGLLAVDIIAKEVLGWVQLMPNYASELVEYVRTFLERTHERCRASYMEAVLEKQSYILLSRSDVESLMRLDPANASLQNSFGELDNNIPEAGVEVEIELSDVLLDMCPIKQENLIHDDQKLILLASLSDSLEYLADSVERLGESFISPSTTSESNNHVHQGRHTRSTSAIPKSLASLANEYRRLAIDCVRVLRLEMQLETIYHMQEMTKREYVEDQDAEDPDDFIISLTTQIARRDEEMAPYIAESKRNYIFGGISSVAANASIKALAQMKSINLLGVQQICRNSIALEQALAAIPSIDSEAVQQRLDRVRTFYELLNLPFESLLGFIAEQEYLFSAKEYLSVLKVNVPGREMPMDAERRISQILGR, from the exons ATGagtcgcggccgccgcggcctcttCGACGGCCTCCCAATTCCGGCCGACAAATCC TACCTGAAGGAAGGCCTGTCGCGGATCGACGAgggatgggcggcggcgcggttcgACTCGCTGCCGCACGTCGTGCACATCCTCACCTCCAAGGACCGCGAGGGCGAGATCCAGTTCCTCAAGGAGCAGAGCGAGCTCATCGAGGACGTCGTTGACGAGGTCGTCCATGCGTACCACCATGGTTTCAACAAGGCCATCCAGAACTACTCCCAG ATACTGCGGCTGTTCAGCGAGTCCGCCGAGAGCATCACTGGGCTCAAGGGTGAGATGGCAGAGGCCAAGAAGCTGCTTGGGAGGAAGAATAAGCACCTTGGACAACTGTGGTACCGGTCCCTCACTTTGCGCCACGTCATCTCCCTTCTGGATCAGGTTGAGGACGTCGCTAAG GTTCCTGCTCGGATTGAAAACTTGATGGCAGAGAAGCAGCTATATGCTGCTGTGCAGCTGCATGTCCAGTCAATGCTGATCTTAGAGCGAGAAGGTCTTCAAGCG GTAGGTGCTCTTCAAGATGTTCGCTCTGATCTAACAAAGCTGCGAGGTGCACTGTTCTACAAAATTTTGGAAGAGCTGCATTGCCACCTATACAACAATGGAGAATATAG CTTGGTGACTTTAAACATGGTTGATAGTGAGGAGGTACCAACTTCTAGTGCCACTGGCCGCTTAGGAAACAGCATGCAACCCCTGTCCAGGAGAACTAGGTCAATTAAAGGCGAAAATCACTTTGGGGGACCAGCCATTGCTGATGGGATCCCTAAAAGTAATTCTGTTGATGGAGG TTCTTCATTTGATGGCCCAGATGACGACAGTAGCTTAGATGGGCGTGGTCAGAAGAATTCCAAAAGCGTTTCTCGTGAAATCccaatttttctttctttcgcCACACCAGATGAGTTCCTC GAATCAATGATTAAGGCAGATGCTCCCCTCAATGTGAAATACTTAAGAACATTGGTGCAGTGCTTATCCATGCTCCGGAAGATTGCAGCTGCTGGAGCTGTAATATG CCAAAGAGTTCGCCCAACAATTCACGACGTTATCACTTCAAAGATAAAAGCATATGCTGGAGAGGCTTCAAAGTCCAATATAGATAAGGTTGTAAACAGAACGACATCTGATGTGTCAAATTCACATGGACCTGTTGCCCGTTATCAGCCCAAACAGAAAACGAAGAACACGGCATCGGTGATGGCAACACAACTAGTTGCTAGTCCCATCTCTCCAGCTATGGCACCCACAGGAGATGCTCAGCGTGCAGCTAGTCAACTTCTTGGCTCAATATTTGAATGTTTAGTAGACATACTCG AGAACCATATTACTGTCGGAGAGCTTCTTGAACAAAAATCATCAAATGAAGTTGACAATTTAAGCACACCTCACATATCAAATGGGGATGTGAGCTGGAATCCAGATTCTGAATTCTCCCAAGCTACTGGTGGTTTTAGTGTTGCATTCTCTCTATCAGTTGTTCAG AGTGAGTGCCAGCAACTTCTGTGTGAAATTTTGCGGGCAACCCCAGAAGCTGCTACCGCTGATGCAGCTGTTCAGACAGCCAGGCTTGCAAATAAGGACCCAGCGAAGGAAAAGAG GGATGGATCAGAAGGTCTTTCATTTGCTTTTCGCGTTACAGATGCAGCAATGTCTGCACAAAATGAAG GTCAAGGATGGCGTAGAAACTCAACTGTACCACAAGAAGGGTATGGAACAGCTAGTGTTATACCTGATCAAGGGATTTTCCTAGCCGCATCGGTTTACCGTCCTGTCTTTGAG TTTATGAATAAAATAGGATTGATGCTTCCTCAAAAGTACTCGCAGCTTGG GAATGAGGGGTTATTGACTTTTGTGAATAACTTTTTGAAGGAGCACTTCTTGCCAGCGATATTTGTAGATTACAGAAAATGTGTTCAGCAGGCTATATCTA GTCCAGCAGCATTTAGACCACGTGTCAATGCAACCTCAGTATATAGTTCACTAGTGGACAATGGGCGCCCTGTACTACAAGGGCTTCTGGCTGTCGATATCATTGCCAAAGAG GTTCTTGGCTGGGTTCAATTGATGCCGAACTATGCCAGCGAGCTAGTTGAGTATGTTCGCACATTTCTAGAGCGTACACATGAAAGATGTCGTGCATCATATATGGAG GCTGTTCTTGAGAAACAAAGTTATATTCTCCTTTCAAGGAGTGATGTTGAAAGTTTAATGCGCCTGGACCCTGCAAATGCTTCTTTGCAAAATTCTTTTGGTGAGCTTGATAACAACATTCCAGAAGCAGGAGTTGAAGTAGAGATTGAACTAAGTGATGTCCTATTGGACATGTGCCCAATAAAACAG GAAAACTTGATCCATGATGACCAGAAATTAATATTGCTGGCATCTCTTAGCGACTCGTTGGAATATTTAGCAGATTCAGTTGAAAG GCTTGGCGAGTCATTCATAAGTCCATCCACCACCTCAGAGAGCAACAATCACGTCCACCAAGGTCGCCATACTCGCTCAACTAGTGCAATTCCAAAAAGCCTTGCATCTCTTGCTAATGAGTACAGAAGGCTAGCAATTGATTGTGTCCGAGTCTTGAGATTGGAAATGCAATTAGAAACAATATATCACATGCAG GAAATGACAAAAAGAGAATATGTAGAAGATCAAGATGCTGAAGATCCTGATGACTTTATCATCTCACTTACAACTCAG ATTGCACGTAGAGATGAAGAAATGGCTCCTTACATTGCCGAATCGAAAAGGAACTATATATTTGGTGGGATTTCTAGTGTTGCTGCTAATGCGTCGATAAAG GCACTCGCACAGATGAAGTCCATCAACCTGTTAGGAGTCCAACAAATATGCAGAAATTCGATAGCACTGGAACAG GCTCTTGCCGCCATACCCTCGATAGATAGCGAAGCAGTCCAACAGAGATTAGACCGTGTGCGGACATTCTATGAGCTATTAAATTTGCCTTTCGAG TCTTTGCTTGGATTCATTGCTGAACAGGAATATCTATTTTCTGCGAAAGA ATACTTGAGCGTATTGAAGGTCAATGTGCCTGGTAGAGAGATGCCAATGGATGCTGAAAGACGGATCTCGCAGATTTTGGGTCGTTAG
- the LOC100828713 gene encoding polyadenylate-binding protein 2, producing MMAAQVQAAAVAAAAPAMEGGASPVAGAAAAAGAVAPAFPATSLYVGDLDVSVQDAQLFDVFSQVGSVVSVRVCRDVNTRMSLGYAYVNFSSPADAARAMEMLNFTPVNGKPIRIMYSNRDPSSRKSGAANIFIKNLDKSIDNKALFDTFSAFGTILSCKVATEISGESKGYGFVQYEQDESAQNAINELNGMLLNDKKVYVGPFVRKQERENVFGSPKFNNVYVKNLSESTTEDNLKEMFGKFGPITSVIVVRADDGKSRCFGFVNFENPDDAARAVEDLNGKKLDDKELYVGRAQKKSEREMQLKEKFEKSNKETADKNQGTNLYLKNLDGSVDDDEKLKELFAEFGTITSCKVMRDSNGVNKGSGFVAFKSSEDASRALVAMNGKMVGSKPLYVALAQRKEERRARLQAQFSQMRPVVMPPPVAPRMPMYPPGVPGMGQQMFYGQPPPPFVNPQPGFGFQQHMIPGMRPGVAPMPNFVMPMVQQGQQPQRPSGRRAGAGGMQQPMPMGHQQMLPRGGRGGYRYASGRGMPDSPFRGVGGMVPSPYEMGRMTLNDNGAPQQVPSGTLASALANSPPEQQRLMLGESLYPLVDQLEHDQAAKVTGMLLEMDQTEVLHLIESPDALKSKVAEAMDVLRSAQQQTSAPADQLAALSLSDGFVAS from the exons atgatggcggcgcaggtccaggcggcggcggtggcggcagcggcgccagcGATGGAGGGCGGCGCTTCTCCGGTGGctggcgccgcggcggcggcgggggccgtTGCCCCGGCTTTCCCGGCGACGTCTCTGTACGTGGGGGATCTGGATGTCAGCGTGCAGGACGCGCAGCTCTTCGACGTCTTCAGCCAGGTCGGCTCGGTCGTGTCCGTGCGCGTCTGCCGGGATGTCAACACCAGGATGTCCCTCGGCTACGCCTATGTCAACTTCAGCAGCCCTGCGGATG CTGCAAGGGCAATGGAAATGCTGAACTTCACTCCCGTCAATGGGAAGCCTATCAGGATAATGTATTCTAACCGTGACCCCAGCTCACGTAAAAGTGGTGCTGCAAATATATTTATTAAG AACCTTGACAAGTCAATTGACAACAAAGCTCTCTTTGACACTTTTTCTGCCTTTGGAACCATCCTGTCATGCAAAGTTGCGACAGAAATTTCTGGAGAGTCAAAGGGCTATGGTTTTGTGCAGTATGAGCAGGATGAATCAGCACAGAATGCTATTAATGAGCTCAATGGGATGCTTTTGAATGACAAAAAAGTCTATGTTGGCCCTTTTGTTCGTAAGCAGGAGAGGGAAAATGTTTTTGGCAGTCCCAAGTTCAATAATGTCTATGTAAAGAATCTATCAGAATCTACTACTGAAGATAATTTGAAGGAAATGTTTGGTAAATTTGGGCCTATAACTAGTGTTATTGTGGTGCGAGCGGATGATGGCAAATCTAGATGCTTTGGTTTTGTCAACTTTGAAAATCCAGATGATGCCGCCCGTGCTGTTGAGGATCTGAATGGAAAGAAACTTGATGACAAGGAATTATATGTTGGCAGAGCTCAGAAGAAGTCTGAAAGGGAGATGCAACTGAAAGAAAAATTTGAGAAGAGCAATAAAGAGACAGCTGATAAGAATCAAGGCACTAACTTGTATTTGAAGAACTTGGATGGTagtgttgatgatgatgagaagTTAAAAGAACtttttgctgaatttggcacTATTACTTCTTGCAAG GTTATGCGGGATTCAAATGGTGTCAACAAAGGATCTGGTTTTGTTGCATTTAAATCTTCTGAAGATGCTTCACGAGCT CTTGTGGCAATGAATGGTAAGATGGTTGGCAGTAAGCCTCTTTATGTAGCACTTGCACAACGCAAGGAAGAAAGGAGAGCAAGGCTGCAG GCGCAGTTTTCGCAAATGCGTCCTGTTGTGATGCCGCCTCCTGTTGCTCCTCGTATGCCCATGTACCCGCCTGGTGTTCCTGGCATGGGCCAACAAATGTTCTATGGACAGCCACCTCCACCTTTTGTTAACCCTCAG CCTGGGTTTGGTTTCCAGCAACATATGATTCCTGGAATGAGGCCTGGTGTTGCTCCAATGCCAAACTTCGTCATGCCTATGGTGCAACAAGGTCAACAACCACAGCGTCCGTCTGGAAGGCGTGCAGGTGCTGGTGGAATGCAGCAGCCAATGCCAATGGGTCACCAGCAG ATGCTTCCAAGGGGTGGTCGTGGTGGCTACCGTTATGCTTCAGGCCGTGGCATGCCTGATTCTCCATTCCGTGGTGTTGGAGGTATGGTCCCATCACCATATGAGATGGGAAGGATGACTCTCAATGACAATGGTGCACCGCAGCAAGTTCCTAGCGGAACATTGGCCTCAGCACTTGCGAACTCTCCTCCAGAGCAGCAGCGACTG ATGCTTGGCGAAAGCTTGTACCCACTTGTGGACCAGCTGGAGCATGACCAGGCCGCCAAGGTTACTGGCATGCTTCTGGAGATGGACCAGACTGAAGTTCTTCACCTTATTGAGTCACCTGATGCTCTGAAGTCCAAGGTGGCCGAAGCTATGGATGTTCTCCGCAGTGCCCAGCAGCAGACCAGTGCTCCAGCGGATCAGCTGGCTGCTCTCTCGCTGAGCGATGGTTTTGTTGCATCCTAA